From the genome of Amycolatopsis sp. NBC_01488, one region includes:
- the metH gene encoding methionine synthase, translating into MSDRLSSPFLLALRSRVLVADGAMGTALQAHDLSLDDFDGLEGCNEVLNVTRPDVVRSVHRGYLEAGADAVETNTFGANFANFAEYDITGRIFELAEAGARLAREAADEFATPDRPRFVLGSVGPGTKLPTLGHAPFTTLRDAYQEEVRGLLAGGVDAVIVETTQDILQTKASIIGAKRAMAAEGRQVPILASITVETTGTMLLGTEVGAALAALEPLGIDAIGLNCATGPAEMSEHLRQLAKHARVPLSVMPNAGLPELGPDGAVYPLGPEALVEALTGFVREFGVGLVGGCCGTTDEHIRQLAAAVADTPPVPRRPRPEPGVSSLYQAVPFKQDASVLMIGERTNANGSKAFRNAMLEGRWDDCVEIAREQTRDGAHLLDLCVDYVGRDGTADMAELAGRLATASTLPIMLDSTEVPVLSAGLERLGGRCAVNSVNYEDGDGPESRFTQVMELVSEYGAAVVALTIDEEGQARTARKKADIASRLIADITGKWGVRTSDIIIDALTFTIATGQEESRRDGVETIEAIREIKRRHPEVQTTLGLSNISFGLNPAARQVLNSVFLHECVQAGLDTAIVHASKILPMARIPDDQRAIALDLVHDRRREGYDPLQELMALFEGVSAASSKASRAEELAALPLFDRLERRIVDGERTGLTDDLDAALEQRPALEIINDTLLSGMKTVGELFGSGQMQLPFVLQSAEVMKAAVAHLEPHLESGDDSGKGRIVLATVRGDVHDIGKNLVDIILSNNGYEVVNLGIKQPITTILDAAEEQGADAIGMSGLLVKSTVIMKENLQEMNSRGVSARWPVLLGGAALTRSYVENDLSELYLGDVRYARDAFEGLRLMDAIMAAKRGESPLVDADAEKKRQERKERRERSLRIAEARRARKADEEALEGPPPARSDVATDVPLPSPPFWGSRVVKGVPLADYAAMLDERATFMGQWGLKGARGGGGPTYDELVESEGRPRLRYWLDRLTADGVLAHAAVVYGYFPCVAEGDDLVVLTEPEPDAPERLRFTFPRQRRDRRLCLADFYRPRESAEVDVVPFTVVTMGQPIADYANELFAADAYRDYLEVHGLGVQLTEALAEYWHCRIRQELTFPGGVAVASEDPDDVEDFFKLGYRGARFSLGYGACPDLEDRAKIVALLEPGRIGVKLSEEYQLHPEQSTDAIVCHHPEAKYFNT; encoded by the coding sequence ATGTCCGACCGCCTGTCGTCGCCGTTCCTGCTCGCTCTGCGATCGCGTGTGCTGGTGGCCGACGGGGCGATGGGCACCGCCCTGCAGGCCCACGACCTGAGCCTCGACGACTTCGACGGCCTCGAAGGCTGCAACGAAGTCCTCAATGTCACCCGGCCGGACGTGGTCCGCTCGGTGCACCGCGGGTACCTGGAGGCGGGCGCGGACGCCGTCGAAACCAACACTTTCGGGGCCAATTTCGCCAACTTCGCCGAGTACGACATCACCGGGCGGATCTTCGAGCTGGCCGAAGCCGGCGCGCGCCTGGCCCGCGAGGCCGCCGACGAGTTCGCGACGCCGGACCGCCCTCGCTTCGTGCTCGGCTCGGTCGGCCCCGGCACGAAGCTGCCGACGCTCGGCCACGCGCCGTTCACCACGCTGCGTGACGCCTACCAGGAGGAAGTCCGCGGCCTGCTCGCCGGCGGCGTCGACGCGGTGATCGTCGAGACCACCCAGGACATCCTCCAGACCAAGGCGTCGATCATCGGCGCGAAGCGGGCGATGGCCGCCGAAGGCCGTCAGGTGCCGATCCTCGCTTCGATCACCGTCGAAACGACCGGCACGATGCTGCTCGGCACGGAGGTCGGCGCCGCGCTGGCCGCGCTGGAGCCGCTCGGCATCGACGCCATCGGGCTCAACTGCGCCACCGGACCGGCCGAGATGAGCGAGCACCTGCGGCAGCTGGCCAAGCACGCCCGGGTGCCGCTGTCGGTGATGCCGAACGCCGGCCTGCCCGAGCTGGGCCCGGACGGCGCGGTGTACCCGCTCGGCCCGGAAGCGCTGGTCGAGGCGCTCACCGGGTTCGTCCGCGAGTTCGGCGTCGGCCTGGTCGGCGGTTGCTGCGGCACCACCGACGAGCACATCCGGCAGCTCGCCGCCGCAGTGGCGGACACGCCGCCGGTGCCCCGGCGGCCGCGGCCCGAGCCCGGCGTGTCGTCGCTGTACCAGGCGGTGCCGTTCAAGCAGGACGCCAGCGTGTTGATGATCGGCGAGCGCACCAACGCCAACGGCTCCAAGGCGTTCCGGAACGCGATGCTGGAGGGTCGCTGGGACGACTGCGTCGAGATCGCCCGCGAGCAGACCCGCGACGGCGCCCACCTGCTCGACCTCTGCGTCGACTACGTCGGCCGCGACGGCACCGCGGACATGGCCGAGCTGGCCGGGCGCCTGGCCACCGCGTCCACCCTGCCGATCATGCTCGACTCCACCGAAGTCCCCGTGCTCAGCGCGGGCCTGGAGCGGCTCGGCGGCCGCTGCGCGGTCAACTCCGTCAACTACGAGGACGGCGACGGACCCGAGTCCCGCTTCACCCAGGTCATGGAGCTGGTCAGCGAGTACGGCGCCGCCGTCGTCGCCCTCACCATCGACGAAGAGGGCCAGGCGCGGACCGCGCGGAAGAAGGCCGACATCGCGTCCCGGCTGATCGCCGACATCACCGGGAAGTGGGGCGTGCGCACGTCCGACATCATCATCGACGCGCTCACCTTCACCATCGCCACCGGCCAGGAGGAGTCGCGCCGCGACGGCGTCGAGACGATCGAGGCGATCCGCGAGATCAAGCGGCGTCACCCCGAGGTCCAGACCACGCTCGGCCTGTCGAACATCTCCTTCGGCCTCAACCCGGCCGCGCGGCAGGTGCTCAACTCCGTGTTCCTGCACGAGTGTGTCCAAGCGGGCCTGGACACCGCGATCGTGCACGCGTCGAAGATCCTGCCGATGGCGCGGATCCCGGACGACCAGCGCGCGATCGCCCTCGACCTCGTCCACGACCGTCGTCGCGAAGGCTATGACCCGCTGCAGGAGCTGATGGCCCTGTTCGAGGGCGTCAGCGCCGCGTCGTCGAAGGCGTCGCGCGCCGAAGAGCTGGCCGCGCTGCCGCTGTTCGACCGCCTCGAACGCCGGATCGTCGACGGCGAGCGCACCGGCCTCACCGACGACCTCGACGCGGCCCTGGAGCAGCGGCCCGCCCTGGAGATCATCAACGACACGCTGTTGTCGGGCATGAAGACCGTCGGCGAGCTGTTCGGGTCCGGGCAGATGCAGCTGCCGTTCGTCCTGCAGTCCGCCGAAGTCATGAAGGCCGCCGTCGCGCACCTCGAGCCGCACCTGGAGTCCGGCGACGACTCGGGCAAGGGCCGGATCGTGCTGGCCACCGTCCGCGGCGACGTGCACGACATCGGCAAGAACCTCGTCGACATCATCCTGTCCAACAACGGCTACGAGGTCGTCAACCTCGGCATCAAGCAGCCGATCACGACCATCCTCGACGCCGCCGAGGAGCAGGGCGCCGACGCGATCGGGATGTCCGGGCTGCTGGTGAAGTCCACGGTGATCATGAAGGAGAACCTCCAGGAGATGAACTCCCGGGGCGTCTCCGCGCGCTGGCCGGTGCTGCTCGGCGGCGCGGCGCTCACCCGCTCCTACGTCGAGAACGACCTGTCGGAGCTGTACCTCGGCGACGTCCGCTACGCGCGGGACGCGTTCGAGGGCCTGCGGCTGATGGACGCGATCATGGCCGCCAAGCGCGGGGAATCGCCCCTCGTGGACGCCGACGCGGAGAAGAAGCGCCAGGAGCGCAAGGAACGCCGCGAACGCTCGTTGCGGATCGCCGAGGCGCGGAGAGCCCGCAAGGCCGACGAAGAAGCCCTCGAAGGGCCGCCGCCCGCGCGCTCGGACGTCGCCACCGACGTCCCGCTGCCGTCGCCGCCGTTCTGGGGTTCGCGCGTGGTCAAGGGCGTACCGCTCGCCGACTACGCCGCGATGCTCGACGAGCGCGCGACCTTCATGGGCCAGTGGGGCCTCAAGGGCGCCCGCGGGGGTGGCGGGCCGACGTACGACGAACTGGTGGAGTCCGAGGGCCGGCCACGGCTGCGGTACTGGCTCGACCGGCTGACCGCCGACGGCGTCCTGGCGCACGCGGCCGTCGTCTACGGCTACTTCCCGTGCGTCGCCGAGGGCGACGACCTGGTCGTGCTCACCGAGCCCGAACCGGACGCGCCGGAGCGGCTTCGCTTCACCTTCCCGCGCCAGCGCCGCGACCGGCGGCTCTGCCTGGCCGACTTCTACCGTCCTCGCGAGTCCGCCGAGGTCGACGTCGTCCCGTTCACCGTCGTCACCATGGGCCAGCCGATCGCCGACTACGCCAACGAGCTGTTCGCCGCCGACGCCTACCGCGACTACCTCGAGGTGCACGGCCTCGGCGTCCAGCTCACCGAGGCGCTGGCCGAGTACTGGCACTGCCGCATCCGGCAGGAGCTGACCTTCCCCGGCGGTGTGGCGGTCGCCTCAGAGGACCCGGACGACGTCGAGGACTTCTTCAAGCTCGGCTACCGTGGGGCGAGGTTCTCACTGGGCTACGGCGCCTGTCCCGATCTCGAGGACCGGGCGAAGATCGTCGCGCTGCTCGAGCCGGGCCGGATCGGCGTCAAGCTGTCCGAGGAGTACCAGCTGCACCCCGAGCAGTCGACCGACGCGATCGTCTGCCACCACCCGGAAGCCAAGTACTTCAACACCTGA
- a CDS encoding PAC2 family protein produces MSEPVDETPRPPGDRPEPTRPLMVVAFEGWNDAGDAASRAVEHLQLNWDATPLAELEPDDYYDFQVSRPTVRMVDGVTRRVDWPTTTLSVCRPDGFDRDVVLVQGPEPNMRWRAFCAELLEHIKQLDVATVVTLGALLADTAHTRPVPVTGTAYDKDTASLYGLEMNNYQGPTGIVGILQDYCVQAGIPAVSIWAAVPHYVSHPPSPKATLALLHKLEDILDVEIPLGALPEQSEEWQRTVSEMADEDEEISEYVRSLEERGDAQSEVEPEEVSGDKIAAEFERYLRRRGRGGGQEGFGLR; encoded by the coding sequence GTGAGTGAGCCCGTCGACGAGACCCCGCGGCCGCCCGGCGACCGCCCCGAACCCACCCGGCCTTTGATGGTCGTCGCCTTCGAAGGCTGGAACGACGCAGGTGACGCGGCCAGCCGGGCGGTCGAGCACCTGCAGCTGAACTGGGACGCCACGCCCCTGGCCGAACTGGAGCCCGACGACTACTACGACTTCCAGGTCAGCCGCCCGACCGTCCGCATGGTGGACGGCGTCACTCGACGGGTGGACTGGCCGACGACAACGCTGTCGGTGTGCCGCCCCGACGGGTTCGACCGCGACGTGGTGCTCGTGCAGGGCCCCGAGCCGAACATGCGCTGGCGCGCGTTCTGCGCCGAGCTGCTGGAGCACATCAAGCAGCTCGACGTCGCGACCGTGGTGACGCTCGGCGCGCTGCTCGCCGACACCGCGCACACGCGGCCGGTCCCGGTCACCGGGACGGCGTACGACAAGGACACCGCGTCGCTCTACGGGCTGGAGATGAACAACTACCAGGGCCCGACCGGCATCGTCGGGATCCTGCAGGACTACTGCGTGCAGGCGGGCATCCCGGCCGTCTCGATCTGGGCCGCCGTGCCGCACTACGTGTCGCACCCGCCGTCCCCGAAGGCGACGCTGGCGCTGCTGCACAAGCTGGAGGACATCCTCGACGTCGAGATCCCGCTGGGCGCGCTGCCCGAGCAGTCCGAGGAATGGCAGCGCACGGTCAGCGAGATGGCCGACGAGGACGAAGAGATCAGCGAGTACGTCCGCAGCCTCGAGGAGCGCGGCGACGCGCAGAGCGAGGTCGAGCCGGAAGAGGTCAGCGGCGACAAGATCGCCGCCGAGTTCGAGCGTTACCTGCGCCGCCGCGGCCGAGGCGGCGGACAGGAAGGCTTCGGTCTGCGCTGA
- a CDS encoding phosphotriesterase family protein: protein MTGDPKVRTLLGDIDPARLGVTDSHDHLFFASNLLPGEELDDTEAAMEQLLMFRAAGGSAVVQWTPFGLGRRTRELAQFSKETGVHVVAATGLHRAAHYSPSLLRRVVDDLVRLFVADLVEGTGPADLPEDRRTRHRAGLIKVAGGFHTIDAHARTTLTAAAVAHEETGAPIAVHLEHGTAGLEIAELLCGTHRVPADRVILGHLNRHPDLRIQREIAETGVFLAFDGPSKANQATDWRLADCLEALVGAGHGGQLLLGGDTTTATARREPGGLPYLLVTLVPRLTKLLGGDVVTAMLVANPARAFATSWLK from the coding sequence GTGACTGGGGACCCGAAGGTGCGCACGCTGCTCGGCGACATCGACCCCGCCCGGCTGGGCGTGACCGACTCGCACGACCACCTCTTCTTCGCCTCGAACCTGCTGCCGGGCGAGGAGCTCGACGACACGGAAGCGGCCATGGAGCAGCTGCTCATGTTCCGGGCCGCGGGAGGCTCGGCCGTGGTGCAGTGGACGCCGTTCGGCCTCGGCCGCCGGACCCGGGAGCTGGCCCAGTTCTCGAAGGAGACGGGGGTGCACGTGGTCGCGGCGACCGGGCTGCACCGGGCCGCGCACTACTCGCCTTCGCTGCTGCGCCGGGTGGTCGACGATCTGGTCCGGCTCTTCGTCGCCGATCTCGTCGAGGGCACCGGCCCCGCCGACCTGCCCGAAGACCGGCGGACGCGGCACCGGGCCGGGCTGATCAAGGTCGCCGGCGGCTTCCACACGATCGACGCCCACGCCCGCACCACCCTGACCGCCGCCGCGGTGGCCCACGAGGAGACCGGCGCGCCCATCGCCGTCCACCTGGAGCACGGCACCGCCGGGCTCGAGATCGCCGAGCTGCTGTGCGGCACCCACCGGGTCCCGGCCGACCGGGTGATCCTCGGCCACCTGAACCGCCACCCGGACCTGCGGATCCAGCGCGAAATCGCCGAGACCGGGGTGTTCCTCGCCTTCGACGGGCCGTCGAAGGCGAACCAGGCCACGGACTGGCGGCTCGCGGACTGCCTCGAAGCCCTCGTCGGTGCCGGGCACGGCGGTCAGCTGCTGCTCGGCGGCGACACGACGACCGCCACCGCCCGGCGCGAACCGGGCGGCCTCCCGTACCTGCTCGTGACGCTGGTGCCGCGGCTGACGAAGCTGCTCGGCGGCGACGTCGTCACGGCCATGCTGGTGGCGAACCCCGCCCGGGCGTTCGCCACCAGCTGGCTGAAGTAG
- a CDS encoding CGNR zinc finger domain-containing protein, with translation MSDDFRLDLGAPWLNLLATRGRHFGPQPVERIPTADRLRDWLARSELTPLAPVTDFDLDTAHELREAVRPLALGAVDGVAPSAEQVQALTRFLKAEPVHLAALDRLHRSAPPTASAAFARLALQAADWLTGPLRHDLRACPEQDCRGVFADPGGRRRWCPSPACASRGRVRALRERRRGAS, from the coding sequence GTGTCCGACGACTTCCGCCTCGACCTGGGTGCGCCCTGGCTGAACCTGCTCGCCACCCGCGGCCGCCACTTCGGGCCGCAGCCGGTCGAGCGCATCCCGACCGCGGACCGGTTGCGTGACTGGCTGGCCCGCTCCGAGCTGACCCCGCTGGCCCCGGTCACGGACTTCGACCTGGACACCGCCCACGAGCTGCGTGAGGCGGTGCGGCCGCTCGCGCTGGGCGCGGTCGACGGCGTCGCGCCGTCCGCCGAGCAGGTTCAGGCGCTGACGAGGTTCTTGAAAGCGGAGCCGGTGCACCTGGCCGCACTCGACCGGCTGCACCGCAGTGCCCCGCCCACGGCGTCGGCCGCCTTCGCGCGGCTCGCACTCCAGGCGGCCGACTGGCTCACCGGACCGCTGCGGCACGACCTGCGGGCCTGCCCCGAGCAGGACTGCCGGGGCGTGTTCGCGGATCCGGGCGGCCGGCGGCGCTGGTGTCCGTCGCCCGCCTGCGCGAGCCGGGGCCGCGTGCGCGCGCTCAGGGAGCGGCGACGCGGGGCATCATGA
- a CDS encoding metallophosphoesterase family protein: MPHLFATSDLHVTHEGNGPILDDVVPETPGDWLLVAGDVAERAEATIGTLKTLRERFAKVVWVPGNHELWTTNNDPCQLRGQARYEYLVEQCREIDVVTPEDEFPVWHHGARPLTIAPLFLLYDYSWRTPEAQGQSLEEALRQARTAGVVCTDEYFLHPDPYPSRQAWCADRLKISTERLDAIPGDHGTILMSHWPLHRHPTAPLYWPEFALWCGTTQTEDWHVRYRAEIAVYGHLHIPRTTEADGVRFEEVSLGYPREWRKRARGAVPMRRILWPS, encoded by the coding sequence GTGCCGCACCTCTTCGCCACCAGCGACCTCCACGTGACCCACGAGGGCAACGGCCCGATCCTCGACGACGTCGTCCCGGAGACGCCCGGTGACTGGCTGCTCGTCGCCGGCGACGTCGCCGAGCGGGCCGAGGCGACCATCGGAACCCTCAAGACGCTGCGCGAGCGGTTCGCGAAGGTCGTCTGGGTGCCAGGCAACCACGAGCTGTGGACCACGAACAACGACCCGTGCCAGCTGCGGGGCCAGGCCCGCTACGAGTACCTCGTCGAGCAGTGCCGCGAGATCGACGTCGTCACGCCCGAAGACGAGTTCCCCGTCTGGCACCACGGCGCGCGGCCGCTGACGATCGCGCCGCTGTTCCTGCTCTACGACTACAGCTGGCGGACTCCCGAGGCGCAGGGGCAGTCCCTGGAGGAGGCGCTGCGCCAGGCCCGGACCGCCGGCGTCGTCTGCACCGACGAGTACTTCCTCCACCCGGACCCCTACCCGAGCCGCCAGGCGTGGTGCGCGGACCGCCTCAAGATCAGCACCGAGCGGCTCGACGCGATCCCCGGGGACCACGGCACCATCCTCATGTCGCACTGGCCGCTGCACCGCCACCCGACGGCGCCGTTGTACTGGCCGGAGTTCGCGCTGTGGTGCGGCACCACCCAGACCGAGGACTGGCACGTCCGCTACCGCGCCGAGATCGCCGTCTACGGCCACCTGCACATCCCGCGGACGACGGAGGCCGACGGCGTGCGGTTCGAAGAGGTGTCGCTCGGCTATCCCCGCGAGTGGCGGAAGCGGGCGCGCGGCGCGGTGCCGATGCGCCGGATCCTCTGGCCGTCATGA
- a CDS encoding MFS transporter, protein MKRLLGVPAFARLWVAAFFGETAEWMLQVALPVYVFQRTGSAATTALSIVLGLLPAVLLSPVAGVVADRWNRRAVLFGVCCGLAVVALPLLAEPSVVAVYAVMAAQAALASVFEPARNALVPELVGVEEVTGANGLMSVNGSVARLAGGWAGGALLGFGGLADVITGYLVVLAVAAALLAKPFRRMSAPAPAVGPEPVVQAWLDGLREVTTNRRLWRTGLALAFTSLAQGMFLVLFVVYVLKVLGGSEADAGLLRGVQAIGGLAAGFALATVARRVAPAALLGWGSIALGLVSAVIWNLAMVTTALGLYVGLFVLVGAPGVVVGAGVLSEIQSAVAPERAGRVLSTTFAAVATFTTVGALLAGTLVATTGPAVLLDVQAGVYVFAGVLMLARKRRIRETSPSSMVTVEGCRTSSPPATST, encoded by the coding sequence ATGAAGCGGCTGCTGGGGGTTCCGGCGTTCGCGCGGCTGTGGGTGGCCGCGTTCTTCGGCGAGACGGCCGAGTGGATGCTGCAGGTGGCGCTGCCGGTGTACGTCTTCCAGCGCACCGGCTCCGCCGCGACCACGGCGTTGAGCATCGTGCTCGGGCTGCTGCCCGCGGTGCTGCTGAGCCCGGTCGCCGGCGTGGTGGCCGATCGCTGGAACCGGCGGGCGGTGCTGTTCGGCGTCTGCTGCGGGCTGGCCGTCGTGGCGCTGCCGCTGCTGGCCGAGCCGAGCGTCGTCGCGGTCTACGCGGTGATGGCCGCGCAAGCGGCGCTGGCGTCGGTGTTCGAACCGGCGCGCAACGCCCTGGTGCCGGAGCTGGTCGGCGTCGAGGAGGTCACCGGCGCGAACGGGCTGATGAGCGTGAACGGCAGCGTCGCCCGGCTGGCCGGTGGCTGGGCGGGCGGCGCGCTGCTCGGCTTCGGCGGGCTCGCGGACGTCATCACCGGCTACCTGGTGGTGCTCGCGGTGGCGGCGGCGTTGCTGGCCAAGCCGTTCCGCCGGATGAGCGCACCCGCACCGGCCGTCGGGCCCGAACCGGTGGTCCAGGCCTGGCTCGACGGCCTGCGCGAGGTGACGACCAACCGGCGGCTGTGGCGCACCGGGCTCGCCTTGGCGTTCACCTCGCTGGCGCAGGGCATGTTCCTGGTGCTGTTCGTGGTGTACGTGCTGAAGGTGCTGGGTGGCAGCGAAGCCGACGCGGGCCTGCTGCGGGGCGTGCAGGCGATCGGCGGCCTGGCGGCCGGATTTGCGCTGGCCACGGTGGCGCGGCGGGTGGCGCCGGCGGCGTTGCTCGGCTGGGGGTCGATCGCGCTGGGCCTGGTGTCGGCGGTGATCTGGAACCTGGCCATGGTGACGACGGCGCTGGGGCTGTACGTGGGGTTGTTCGTGCTGGTCGGCGCGCCGGGCGTGGTCGTCGGCGCCGGGGTGCTGTCGGAGATCCAGAGCGCGGTGGCGCCGGAGCGGGCGGGCCGGGTGCTGAGCACGACGTTCGCCGCGGTGGCGACGTTCACGACGGTGGGAGCGCTGCTGGCGGGCACGCTGGTCGCGACGACGGGACCGGCGGTACTGCTGGACGTCCAGGCGGGGGTCTACGTCTTCGCCGGAGTGCTCATGCTGGCCCGGAAGCGCAGGATTCGCGAAACTTCCCCGTCTTCGATGGTTACGGTGGAGGGGTGCCGCACCTCTTCGCCACCAGCGACCTCCACGTGA
- a CDS encoding ArsR/SmtB family transcription factor, translated as MAELPPRKRIEDVELLRALSHPLRSALLNHLTAVGPRTASECAEAVGSTASNCSWHLRQLAQYGLVERADAEDGRERPWRARQVGLEMGELADDPAHRAAQLGMVGASLGHEQELTQRYLDSLDGLDPAWRAASGLITYALRVTPEELTRLTDAIDALVRPYVGAIRTDAPAGARPVHVGLRAFPRIEHSGKAEE; from the coding sequence ATGGCCGAGCTGCCGCCGCGCAAGCGGATCGAGGACGTCGAGCTGCTGCGCGCGCTGTCGCACCCGCTGCGGTCGGCGCTGCTGAACCACCTGACCGCCGTCGGCCCGCGCACCGCGAGCGAGTGCGCCGAGGCGGTCGGCTCGACCGCGTCCAACTGCAGCTGGCACCTGCGGCAGCTCGCGCAGTACGGCCTGGTCGAGCGCGCGGACGCCGAGGACGGCCGGGAGCGGCCGTGGCGCGCGCGGCAGGTCGGGCTGGAGATGGGGGAGCTGGCCGACGACCCGGCGCACCGGGCGGCCCAGCTCGGCATGGTCGGCGCGAGCCTGGGCCACGAGCAGGAGCTGACCCAGCGGTACCTCGACTCGCTCGACGGCCTCGATCCCGCCTGGCGCGCGGCGTCCGGCCTGATCACGTACGCGCTGCGCGTCACGCCGGAGGAGCTGACCCGGCTGACCGACGCGATCGACGCCCTGGTCCGGCCGTACGTCGGGGCCATCCGGACCGACGCGCCGGCGGGCGCGCGCCCGGTCCACGTCGGGCTGCGGGCGTTCCCGCGCATCGAACACTCGGGGAAGGCGGAGGAATGA
- a CDS encoding MarR family transcriptional regulator, which produces MPDQRELATAAALALPRFVGSTALFHAAVADRMAVTPTELHCLHLLHGGVSDSPTELARLLGMSTGAFTRLLDRMEQHRLAERAPDPADRRRLVVRPLPDRMAELAELYAPMARFVGERLARLDRRQLTALVGFLTDGTAAAEQASGTLPDVTQAITS; this is translated from the coding sequence TTGCCCGACCAGCGCGAACTCGCCACCGCCGCCGCCCTCGCCCTCCCCCGGTTCGTGGGCTCGACCGCGCTCTTCCACGCCGCGGTCGCCGACCGGATGGCCGTCACCCCGACCGAGCTGCACTGCCTGCACCTGCTCCACGGCGGTGTCAGCGACTCCCCGACCGAGCTCGCCCGGCTGCTCGGGATGTCGACGGGCGCGTTCACGCGACTGCTCGACCGGATGGAGCAGCACCGGCTCGCCGAGCGCGCCCCGGACCCGGCGGACCGCCGCCGGCTCGTCGTCCGGCCGCTGCCCGACCGGATGGCCGAGCTCGCCGAGCTGTACGCGCCGATGGCGCGGTTCGTCGGCGAGCGGCTCGCGCGCCTGGACCGCCGTCAGCTGACCGCGCTCGTCGGCTTCCTCACCGACGGCACCGCCGCCGCCGAGCAGGCGTCGGGAACCCTGCCGGATGTGACCCAGGCCATAACCAGTTGA
- a CDS encoding ABC-F family ATP-binding cassette domain-containing protein — translation MSTLFPLQAKDVVFGYGTRVVLDGVTLTASAGQRLGLVGENGTGKSTLLRLLAGLEEPRSGEVLRGPDVGFLLQELPFPTDATFADVLDDALAEIRAATTRLDELTAAMTDRPDDPSVLDEYGRVLEWAQAHDLWDADRRAKLVCDGLGLGGVEPDRRLGTLSGGQRSRLGLAALLIRRPETLLLDEPTNHLDDAALDFLERHLTELTGIVVLSSHDRVFLDAVCTDIVDLDPAAADRQAGGAVRYGGSYTDYLGHKKAERARWEQRFADEQEELKELRETVAVTARNVAYGRGPRDNDKFIHHFKGARVQKTISRRVRDAEQRLEHLERNQVRKPPAPLRFRAALTGHATGDGPAISVRSLKVPGRLSLPRLDVGASARLLVTGGNGAGKSTLLSVLAGRLVPADGTVHFGHGVRVGLLEQDVVFTEPQRSAARVYRDALGEDAPPLSHLGLLASRDLRQPVGALSVGQRRRLALAVLLAEPPDVLLLDEPTNHISLTLAEELFAALETAPGAVVIASHDRWLRRDWAGDHLELAAGRPVAV, via the coding sequence ATGTCTACTCTCTTTCCCTTGCAGGCCAAGGACGTCGTCTTCGGCTACGGCACCCGCGTCGTCCTCGACGGCGTCACGCTGACCGCGTCGGCCGGGCAGCGGCTCGGCCTCGTCGGCGAGAACGGCACCGGCAAGTCCACGCTGCTGCGGCTGCTCGCCGGGCTCGAAGAACCCCGCTCCGGCGAGGTGCTGCGCGGTCCGGACGTCGGGTTCCTGCTGCAGGAGCTGCCGTTCCCGACGGACGCGACCTTCGCCGACGTCCTCGACGACGCGCTCGCCGAGATCCGCGCGGCCACCACCCGGCTCGACGAGCTGACCGCGGCGATGACCGACCGGCCCGACGATCCCTCGGTGCTCGACGAATACGGCCGCGTCCTGGAATGGGCCCAAGCTCACGACCTCTGGGACGCCGACCGCCGCGCGAAGCTCGTCTGCGACGGGCTCGGCCTCGGCGGCGTCGAACCGGACCGGCGGCTCGGCACGCTGTCGGGCGGGCAGCGGTCGCGCCTCGGCCTGGCGGCGTTGCTGATCCGGCGGCCCGAGACGCTGCTGCTGGACGAGCCGACCAACCACCTCGACGACGCCGCGCTGGACTTCCTCGAACGCCACCTCACCGAGCTGACCGGGATCGTCGTGCTGTCGTCACACGACCGGGTGTTCCTCGACGCCGTCTGCACCGACATCGTCGACCTCGACCCGGCCGCGGCCGACCGCCAGGCCGGCGGCGCGGTCCGCTACGGCGGCAGCTACACCGACTACCTCGGGCACAAGAAGGCCGAACGCGCGCGGTGGGAGCAGCGTTTCGCCGACGAACAGGAGGAGCTGAAGGAGCTGCGGGAGACCGTCGCGGTCACCGCGCGCAACGTCGCCTACGGCCGCGGGCCGCGCGACAACGACAAGTTCATCCACCACTTCAAGGGCGCCCGCGTCCAGAAGACGATCTCGCGGCGGGTGCGCGACGCCGAGCAGCGGCTCGAGCACCTCGAACGCAACCAGGTGCGCAAACCCCCGGCGCCGCTGCGGTTCCGGGCCGCGCTGACCGGGCACGCGACCGGCGACGGACCCGCGATCTCGGTGCGTTCACTGAAAGTTCCGGGACGGCTGAGCCTGCCCCGGCTCGACGTCGGCGCGTCGGCCCGGCTGCTCGTCACCGGCGGCAACGGCGCCGGGAAGTCGACGCTGCTGTCGGTGCTGGCGGGGCGGCTCGTCCCGGCGGACGGCACTGTCCACTTCGGACACGGGGTGCGCGTCGGCCTGCTGGAGCAGGACGTCGTGTTCACCGAGCCGCAGCGGTCGGCGGCCCGGGTGTACCGGGACGCGCTCGGCGAGGACGCTCCCCCGCTGAGTCACCTCGGCCTGCTGGCGTCCCGGGATCTGCGCCAGCCCGTCGGAGCGCTCTCGGTGGGCCAGCGACGACGGCTCGCCCTGGCGGTCCTGCTCGCCGAGCCGCCGGACGTCCTCCTGCTGGACGAGCCGACGAACCATATTTCGCTGACCCTGGCGGAAGAACTGTTCGCCGCGTTGGAAACGGCGCCGGGCGCGGTCGTCATCGCGTCCCACGACCGGTGGCTGCGCCGGGACTGGGCGGGTGATCACCTGGAGCTGGCCGCCGGTCGTCCGGTCGCGGTATAG